The stretch of DNA CGGCGCGTCCGGCTTTTCGTCCACGTACTGGGTGACCGGGCCGGTCGGGATCACGCTGCCAACGCGCAGGAACAGCGGGATGCGCTCGCGCGGCGCCTGTACGTTGATGGTCTTGCCGCCCTGGTGGCGTTGTCCGGTATCGAAGTCGACCCAGTCGCTGCCCTGCGGCAGGCAGACCTGGCGCGCGCGTGCGCCATACGCGGTAACCGGGGCCACCATCATGCTGGGGCCGAACATGTACTGGTCCTTGATGTTCTTGACGCGCTCGTCGTGCGGGAAGTCCATCACCAGCCCGCGCATCATCGTGCCCGAATGATAGTGGGTGTCGGCCGCCATCGTGTAAATATAGGGCATCAGGCGGTAGCGCAGTTTCAAATAACCGACCATCGCGTCGCGCATGCTCTCGTCGCCTGCCGCGATGTTGTAGATCTCGCGCTTGACCACCTCGCCGTGCGAGCGGAATAGCGGAGAGAAAGCGCCGAACTGGAACCAGCGCAGGTTCAGCTCGCGCCATTCCTGCATGTCTTCCGGCTTGGCCTGCTTGATCCCGGTTGCGCGGTTCTCCTGGGCCGAACCGACGTCGCCTGCCTGGAAGCGGGTCTCCTGGGCGTAGCCGCCGATGTCGTGGGTCCAGTTCGGGATCCCCGACATCGAGAAGTTCACGCCCGACGCGATCTGGTGGGCCAGGTTGTTCCAGCGGCCGACGATGTCGCCGCTCCACACCGCGACCGAGTTGCGCTGGATGCCGGCAAAGCCCGAGCGCGACAGGATGAACTGGCGCTTGTCCGGCTGGTCGCGGCGCAGGTTTTCGGCAAAGCCTTCCGAGTGCACCAGGCTGTAGGGATTGAAGGTGATCTCGCCGGCGCCATACACGGTGGGGCCGATCAGCTGCTTGAAGTCCTCGAGCCGCGCGTTCGACAGGATGTCCGGCTCGGTATTGTCCATCCACCAGGCATCGAAGCCCAGGTCGACCAGCTTGTGCTTCATCTGGCGGTAATAGATGTCGCGCGCTTCCTTGGTGTACGGGTCGTAGTGGCTGTTCTTGTAGCCCGGGCCGACCCAGTCGAGGTCGCCATTCTCGACGTTCTTGGTCCACATGTGGCCCTTCGCCGCCAGCTCCTTGTAGTTGTCGGTATTGGCGTAGAACTTGCCCCAGATCGACAGCATGATGCGGGCGTTCTGCTTGTGCACGGCCTCCACCATGCCCTTCGGGTCCGGGAAACGGGTCTTGTCCCAGTCGTGCGAGCCCCAGCCGTCTTCAGGCCAGTAGAACCAGTCCTGCACGATGTTATCCAGCGGCCAGCCGCGCTTGCGGTATTCAAGCACGGTGTCGAGCAGTTGCTGCTGGGTCTCGTAGCGCTGGCGCGACTGCCAGAAACCGTAGGCCCATTTCGGCATCATCGGCTGCTGCCCGGTCAGGTGGCGGTAGCCGGCGATGACCCGGTCCATGCTGTCGGCGCTGATGACGTAGTAGTTGATCGCCTCCGCGATTTCCGAGGACATGGTCAGTGAATGGCGCTCGGCTTTCGGCAGCGGATCATTATGGGTGATGGCGATCATCCCGCTCGACACCTTCCAGTCCAGGTGCAGCTTGACCGGCTTGTTCTTCTCGAACTTGACCTCAAAATTGTGATACCACGGGTTCCAGCCCATGCGCCAGACGTCCATCACTTCCTTGCCGTCGATGGACAGGCGCGCATAGTCCGACGAGTACAGCTGCATCTTGTGCATGCCGGGCTTGCTGCTGACCATGCTGCCTTCCCAGACCACGCGCGCGTCCTTGATATCCTTGAGGGCCGGCAGCTCCTTCGGCCAGTTCTCCGCCACGTCCTTCAGGTACTGGTAGGCGATGTCCTTTTCCTGGCGGGTCAGCGCCAGCTTGCCGTCGATGTAGTAGCGTGCCGTCAGGCCGCCGGGCTTCCCGTGCGCGTCGAGCAGGCGCAGGTCGCGCGACATCCAGGCATAGGGCGTCGGGTCGCCGAAGCGCGAGATGCTGTTGTTATCCCACAGCAGGCCGTAGTTCTTGTCCGAGACCACGAAAGGCACCGAGGCAATCATGTTGTGCTGGGCCAGCAGCACGTCTTCGCCGTTGTAGTTCATCTGCGAATTCTGGTGCTGGCCCAGGCCGTAGTAGGCATCGCGGGTGCCGTGGTTGAAGCCTTGCGTGATTGCGAGGAAGGGCTTGCCGCCCACCGTGACCGGCTTCATGCGCTCCGCGTCCTGGCGCAGGATAGGCTTGCCGGCCGCGTCGAAGAAGGCCACCCGCCCGTCCTTCAGCGACACCGTGGCCGATATCCTGCCCGCCTTGAGCCGTACCGCCTCGTCCTTGCCGTCGCGGGCGCCGTCCACGCTGAAGGTGCAGGCGCAGGGCCTGGCCACCGTCATCAGGGAGGGCGTGAGCGCCTTGCCGGGCGCATCGAACTTCAGCACCTGGATGATGTTGTCGCTCATCAGATTCAGGCGCACCAGCTTCGAGCCCCCCGTGTCCGGCCTGACTTCGACGCCGGTGGCGGTCTTCTGGTAGCTGCCGGCGAGGGCCTGGGTGGCTGCGCACAGCAGCAGGACGGCGGCTGCCGTTCGGGTCACTTGCATTGCGGGTCTCCTGGTTCTTGTTGTCGGTGCTCGGTCTTGCTGCTTAATAGTCGTAGGTGCGCATCGTGACCTTGAGCACGGTCGGCGCGGCCGGCAGGTTCAGGCCGTAGTCGGTCTGGTCGCCGTTCCAGTTGCGTTCCATGATCCATTTACCGGCGGCGTCGAAGCGTCTCTCCTCCACGCGCGCCAGCATGGCGGGCTTGTCGCCGGCAGGCGCGAACTTGACGCGTGCGCGCTGGCCGGCCAGCACGAATTCGCCAGGGCCGAGCTGCGCGATCGCCACGCCGCCTCCCGGCAGCTCGGTGCCCTCGGCGTATTCATTCTTGTCGCGCAAGTACTGGCGCTCGCCGAACTGGAACTCGCGGAACGAGACCGTGGCCTTCCAGCCGTCGAGGGCGACCGCCTGCTCGGCCCGGTCGTCGCCCTCCGCCACGCCATGGGTGCGGCCTTCGAAGGCCCAGCGCGCCCACAGGCGCGCCATCGGCGCCAGGGTGGCGTACACCTGGGCGAAAGGCTCGACCATGCGGCGGTCGCTGTGCTTCGAGCCGAGCGGGTAGTTGCTGTAGCTGGCATAGTCGATGCCGAAGGGGACCACGCCAAGCGCGCCCCTGCCGACGATCTGCCAGACGTAGCGCGCGTATCCCGCGGCATTGCCCATTTCCGCCACCAGGAGCGGGTTGTCCGGACGCTGAAAGCCGGCCAGCACCCCATTCACCTTGGCGGACTCCGGCATATAGATGTCGGGCGCGGCGAAGTCGATGTGGGGCGCCGCCGCCTTGTAGATGCCGAGCACGTCCCAGGTCGGGCCGCCGCTGGCGAAGTCGCCCTTCCACGGCGTGGCCGGCTGCCCGGGCTGGCCCGGCTCGCGCAGCGCATTGTTGACGAACATCGGCAGGTCGTAGACCGCGCGGCCGGCCTTGGCAATCTCCTCGATATAACTGGCGATCGCCCAGCTATGGAAGTACTGGCCGGCATAGTCGCCGTACACCTCGCTCCAGCTGCCTTGCGACGGACGTCCGGCGGGCGCGGGTTGGCGCGCCAGAACCGCCGCGGGAACCGCCTGGCGGAATGCGGCCTCGGCGCGCACGCCATGGTCGCGCACCAGGCCGTAGGTGCCGACCTCGTTCTCGACCTGCACCATGATCACGGTGCGCTTGCCGGCGTCGATCTTGCGGATGTGCCGCATCAAGGCCACGAACGCCTTCTTGTCGGCCGCCAGGGTGGCTTCGCCGAAGGGCGACAGGCAGTAGCTGGGCTTGCCGTCCGCGTCGAGCATGCGCGGAAAGCGCCGGTTGTCGAATTTCACCCATGCCGGGGTATACGCCGGGCCGGTGTTCTTCCAGGTGCCGAACCACAGCAGCACCAGGCGCTTGCCATGAGTCCTGGCCTGGGCCACCAGGGTGTCGACGTAGCTGAAGTCGAACCTGCCCTCCTCCGGCTCGAGCTGTTCCCATGCGACCGGGATCGCCAGGGTGTTGGCATGCGCATCCTTGAGCGCGGCCCAGACCTTTGGCAGCGCTGCCGGGTAGTTGCTGGAGTTGTGGGCCTGACCGCCCAGCACCAGGAAGGGGGCGCCATCGACCAGCAGGGCATGGCGTCCCTCGCGCTCGACAATGCGCGGCAGATCGGGAGTGAAGGCGGCGGCCGGACCCGCTTGAACGAGCTGGGCAAGAAGAATGGGGACGGCGACGGCAAGGCGCGGCGCGCCGCGGCGACGGAAAGGAAGGCGCATGGTCTCCTGCTTGTTATCGGTGTCGGTGGTGTCGGCACTTCTTGCCAGCATCCTAAGCCAGCCGTATGCAGCAATGCAAGGAAAATGTTCGCGCTACCATACAATTTCCCGGCATGCGCGGGTGATCGCTCTTGAAAAACGGAACAGGGACGCTGCGATTGCTGCGCCGCGGGGCTGGACGCCTGCCGCAATCACCTCGGCCGCAGCAAGCGGGACCCTCTCCCGCTTATGCGAACCGCATGAAATCCCGACTGGAGCAGCGGGTTCACGACAGTCGGTGCACAAAAAGCGCATTTCTATGAAATCGATTTCTTGACCTTGTTCAATGTATTGCGTACTGTAGAGAACCAGTGAGGCCGCTTGCCGCAAACCAGCTGCTTCCGGATGCCTGCCCGGGCACCTATACATGGCAAGGACCCGGCTTCGCGCCTCACCGTTTGCACGTCCTGCCGAATATGCTGTTGTGAATTAGCAAAATCTACAGTCTTGTGAGGTTTCTGCCGAAAATGTATGGTAGCGTATAACAACCGGTGTTAGTAGAGGCTCGGTGCAGTGCTGGCGCTTGACAACTCAGCACATAAAAAAATTACCTATATCAGGAGACAACGTGAGGAAGTTCCAGAAAACAGCGATCGCCGCAGCGGTCGCGCAGATTGCCGTCCTCTATAGCGGCGCAGCATGGGCACAGACCGCCGCTACCGGCGCGGAGGAGCCGACCGTCCCCGCGACCGCGGTCGTCAAGGTGTCCGGCCAGCGCGCCGCACTGCAATCGGCCCAGCAGCTCAAGCAGAATTCCGACGAGCTGGTCGATTCGATCGTCGCCGAGGACATCGGCAAGCTCCCGGACCGTTCGGTCACCGAGGTGCTGCAGCGTATCGCCGGCGTCACCATGGACCGCAACATGCCGGGCGACCCGAATCGCCAGGCCGTCGAAGGCTCCGGCGTGTCGGTGCGCGGCCTGACCTACGTGCGCTCGGAAGTCAACGGCCGCGACGCGTTCTCGGCCGGCGGCGGCCGCTCGCTCGGCTTCACCGACGTGCCGCCGGAGCTGATGGCCGGCGTCGATGTCTACAAGAACCCTTCCGCCGAACAGATCGAAGGCGCGCTCGCCGGCCTGGTCAACTTGCGCACGGCCATGCCCTTCGACTTCGCGGGCTTCAAGGGCTCGCTGGGCGCCTCGCAAACCTATTCGGAGCTGAACAAGGCCAAAGGTCCGACCGGCACCGTGCTGTTGTCGAACCGCTGGACCTCGCCCATCGGTGAATTCGGCGCCCTGGTCAACTTCGCGTATGCGAAGAACCCGACCCGGACCGACGCCATCGGCATCGATCCCTTCTTCCCGCACGTGAATTCCCGCAACCCGGCCCAGTACAATCGCGACGCGACCAAATGGCTGCCGTTGGGCGGCGGCCTGCGTTCGCAGGAGTTCGAACGCGTTCGCCGCGGCGACTATGCGGCCTTCCAGTGGCGTCCGAACCGCGACCTCACCGCGGCGCTGACCTACTTCAAGACGCAGTACGAGGAAGACCTGAGCGAGCGCGTCGTGGCCTCGTCGGAAGACAAGTGGTACCAGCAGGTGGCCGGCGCCGACGTCACCTATGACGCCAATGGCGCCTTCCAGAAAGGCACGATCTCGAACCCGACCTATGGCGGCTCGCCGTTCAACAGCTCGCGCCGCATCAACCAGCGCGACTCCGGCACGCGCGACCTCGCGCTGAACGTGCAATGGCGCGTGACGCCGGACCTGACCTGGACCAACGACTTCCAGCACGTCCGTTCCACCACCGAAGGCTTCGATGCCGACGTCTCGACGGGTTTCATCCTGCCGAACCAGTCGATCGACCTCACCGGCAGCGTCCCGCAGATCGGCCTCGGCTCGGCGCAGTTCATGGCCGATCCAAAGAACTACTACTGGGCCTACACCCAGGAGGCGCTGGACCGCGCCAAGGCTACCCAGAAGGCCTGGCGCAGCGACGTCAAGTTCAGCTTCGACGACCCGGTGCTGCGCGATATCCGCTTCGGCGTGCGCCTGGCGGACCGCGAAGCCGAAAACCGCAAGGCCCAGAAGTTCTACAACTGGTCGTCGATCACCTTCCCGTGGATGGAAGGCTGGCAGATCCCGGGCGTCGCACGCCTGAACGACCCGCGCTTCTCGGGCGGCACCGAGCTGGCGCAGATCCCGAACTTCTTCGACGGCAAGGTCTCGGTTCCGGCGATGCTGTATCCGACCGATGCGCTGGCACGCGACTTCCCGAACGGCTGGACCAAGCTGCACGGCTACCACACCACCCTGTGCGAAGAACAGAAGGCCGCCCAGGGCTGGGGTACCTGCGACGCGTGGAAGCCGTCGACCTTCGACACGCCGTCGGCGCTGAACACGCAGACCGAGAAGACCCAGGCCGCCTACACCCAGCTGCGCTTCGGCTTCGACGACCTCAAGTACCCGATCGACGGCAACATCGGCGTGCGCTACGTGAGGACGAAGAACACGACGAACGGCTATATCGCCTACGACCCGACCAACGTCAGCATTCCGGGCGACGTGCCGGTGGAAGGCGTGAACACTCTGGTCAACATCGCCAAGTTCGAGACCCCGCGCAGCACCGATACCTCGTACAGCCACTGGCTGCCGAGCCTGAACCTGCGCCTGAAGTACAACGACAAGCTGCAGTTCCGCTTCGCCGTCGCCAAGTCGATGGCGCGCCCGGACTTCAACCAGCTGCAGTCGCTGACCACCCTGACCTCGCCGGCGAACCAGCTGACGATCAAGGATCCGGTCACGCTCCAGGACCAGCGCGTCGTCTTCAGCGGCAACAACCTGACCGGCAGCAGCGACGGCAACCCGCTCCTGAAGCCGACCACGGCGACCAACATCGACCTGACCGCGGAGTGGTACTTCGCCAAGGCCGGTTCGCTGACCCTGGCGGCGTTCAACAAGGACATCAAGGACATCATCGTCAACACCACCTACGGTTACACGGTGAAGGATGTCAACGGCAAGAACCAGACCTTCGCGGTCACCCATCCGATCAACGGCGCCCACGGCTTTGCGCGCGGCTTCGAGATCGCGCACCAGCAGTACTACGACTTCGTGCCGGATTGGCTGCGCGGTATCGGTACCCAGGCCAGCTGGACCTATGTGTCGAGCGAGCGCAAGCTGGACAATCCGGTGCCGGCCGCGTTCTGCGCGGGCAGCGACCAGTCGAACATGAACCTGTCGATCAACGGCTGCGACACCGACGGACGCCCGTTCGGCAACACGCCGCTGCAAGGCCTGTCGCGTCACACGGTCAACTTCGCGGTCATGTACGAAAAGAATGGTCTGTCAGCGCGCCTGGCGTACAACTGGCGCTCGCGTTACCTGGTTGCCGTCAACACCTGGGGCAGCCGCGGCAACAACGGCCTGAACACGAACCCGGACGCCGGCCCGCGCTTCCTGATCCCGACGCCGAACAACGACCAGGCCTACGGCCTGCCGCTGTGGCAAGACGATTACGGCCAGCTGGACGGTTCGATCTTCTACGACTTCACGGACAGGTTCCGTGTCGGCCTGGCAGCCCAGAACCTGAACAACGCCAAGACGCGCCAGCTGATGCAGCAGCACGCCGGCATGTTCACCCGCCAGCTGTTCATGAGCGGGCCGCGCTACACGCTCCAGGCCTCGTACTCGTTCTAAGCTTCGTCTCTCCTGAAGTCGCGGTTCCGCCTGGCGGTCCGCGGCTTTTTTTTTGGTTCTTCGCGGGGAATGGGGGAAGACGGGGTTGACGATCTAATCGGGAGGTGGTGGCGGTGGCCTGATGTTGGTAGATTGATAGTCGCCAAACAAATCAGTCTATCAAACCACCGCCATGCTCAATGCTATGTCGTCTGTCCCGTTTTGGGAAGGCCATATTGTCGACACCGTCCAAGAACAAGAAGACGGATCACTGTTAATCGTTCTCGATACCTGCCCGGCAAGGGATGCTGTGTGCGGAGCGTGCCACCAGCCTTGCGCCCTGGTGCATGAGCGCCGAAGGCGTAAGGTGCGCGATCGCGACGTTCTGGACAAGCGCGTCTGGCTCGATGTGCCGGTACGGCGGCTGGACTGCCATCACTGCAATGCACGAGTGGCCGAGCACATTGTTTGGCTCGACCGCCGGGCGCGCATCACGCACCGCGTGCGTCTGTGGGTCGAGGCGCTGGCGCAGTTGCTGCCCATAGCCCATATAGCCCGGTTGACCGGGCTGCACTGGCATACCATCAAAGAGATTGATCATCGGCGACTAAAGCA from Massilia varians encodes:
- a CDS encoding glycoside hydrolase family 31 protein, whose amino-acid sequence is MQVTRTAAAVLLLCAATQALAGSYQKTATGVEVRPDTGGSKLVRLNLMSDNIIQVLKFDAPGKALTPSLMTVARPCACTFSVDGARDGKDEAVRLKAGRISATVSLKDGRVAFFDAAGKPILRQDAERMKPVTVGGKPFLAITQGFNHGTRDAYYGLGQHQNSQMNYNGEDVLLAQHNMIASVPFVVSDKNYGLLWDNNSISRFGDPTPYAWMSRDLRLLDAHGKPGGLTARYYIDGKLALTRQEKDIAYQYLKDVAENWPKELPALKDIKDARVVWEGSMVSSKPGMHKMQLYSSDYARLSIDGKEVMDVWRMGWNPWYHNFEVKFEKNKPVKLHLDWKVSSGMIAITHNDPLPKAERHSLTMSSEIAEAINYYVISADSMDRVIAGYRHLTGQQPMMPKWAYGFWQSRQRYETQQQLLDTVLEYRKRGWPLDNIVQDWFYWPEDGWGSHDWDKTRFPDPKGMVEAVHKQNARIMLSIWGKFYANTDNYKELAAKGHMWTKNVENGDLDWVGPGYKNSHYDPYTKEARDIYYRQMKHKLVDLGFDAWWMDNTEPDILSNARLEDFKQLIGPTVYGAGEITFNPYSLVHSEGFAENLRRDQPDKRQFILSRSGFAGIQRNSVAVWSGDIVGRWNNLAHQIASGVNFSMSGIPNWTHDIGGYAQETRFQAGDVGSAQENRATGIKQAKPEDMQEWRELNLRWFQFGAFSPLFRSHGEVVKREIYNIAAGDESMRDAMVGYLKLRYRLMPYIYTMAADTHYHSGTMMRGLVMDFPHDERVKNIKDQYMFGPSMMVAPVTAYGARARQVCLPQGSDWVDFDTGQRHQGGKTINVQAPRERIPLFLRVGSVIPTGPVTQYVDEKPDAPLVLQVVAGADGQASLYEDDGVTNAYARGEFSRIPFSYDDRNGVVTIGAREGQYKGMPVQREFRVRVLRPGTAAAADLDAYDKSVSYDGRLVTIKL
- a CDS encoding DUF5597 domain-containing protein, producing MLARSADTTDTDNKQETMRLPFRRRGAPRLAVAVPILLAQLVQAGPAAAFTPDLPRIVEREGRHALLVDGAPFLVLGGQAHNSSNYPAALPKVWAALKDAHANTLAIPVAWEQLEPEEGRFDFSYVDTLVAQARTHGKRLVLLWFGTWKNTGPAYTPAWVKFDNRRFPRMLDADGKPSYCLSPFGEATLAADKKAFVALMRHIRKIDAGKRTVIMVQVENEVGTYGLVRDHGVRAEAAFRQAVPAAVLARQPAPAGRPSQGSWSEVYGDYAGQYFHSWAIASYIEEIAKAGRAVYDLPMFVNNALREPGQPGQPATPWKGDFASGGPTWDVLGIYKAAAPHIDFAAPDIYMPESAKVNGVLAGFQRPDNPLLVAEMGNAAGYARYVWQIVGRGALGVVPFGIDYASYSNYPLGSKHSDRRMVEPFAQVYATLAPMARLWARWAFEGRTHGVAEGDDRAEQAVALDGWKATVSFREFQFGERQYLRDKNEYAEGTELPGGGVAIAQLGPGEFVLAGQRARVKFAPAGDKPAMLARVEERRFDAAGKWIMERNWNGDQTDYGLNLPAAPTVLKVTMRTYDY
- a CDS encoding TonB-dependent receptor is translated as MRKFQKTAIAAAVAQIAVLYSGAAWAQTAATGAEEPTVPATAVVKVSGQRAALQSAQQLKQNSDELVDSIVAEDIGKLPDRSVTEVLQRIAGVTMDRNMPGDPNRQAVEGSGVSVRGLTYVRSEVNGRDAFSAGGGRSLGFTDVPPELMAGVDVYKNPSAEQIEGALAGLVNLRTAMPFDFAGFKGSLGASQTYSELNKAKGPTGTVLLSNRWTSPIGEFGALVNFAYAKNPTRTDAIGIDPFFPHVNSRNPAQYNRDATKWLPLGGGLRSQEFERVRRGDYAAFQWRPNRDLTAALTYFKTQYEEDLSERVVASSEDKWYQQVAGADVTYDANGAFQKGTISNPTYGGSPFNSSRRINQRDSGTRDLALNVQWRVTPDLTWTNDFQHVRSTTEGFDADVSTGFILPNQSIDLTGSVPQIGLGSAQFMADPKNYYWAYTQEALDRAKATQKAWRSDVKFSFDDPVLRDIRFGVRLADREAENRKAQKFYNWSSITFPWMEGWQIPGVARLNDPRFSGGTELAQIPNFFDGKVSVPAMLYPTDALARDFPNGWTKLHGYHTTLCEEQKAAQGWGTCDAWKPSTFDTPSALNTQTEKTQAAYTQLRFGFDDLKYPIDGNIGVRYVRTKNTTNGYIAYDPTNVSIPGDVPVEGVNTLVNIAKFETPRSTDTSYSHWLPSLNLRLKYNDKLQFRFAVAKSMARPDFNQLQSLTTLTSPANQLTIKDPVTLQDQRVVFSGNNLTGSSDGNPLLKPTTATNIDLTAEWYFAKAGSLTLAAFNKDIKDIIVNTTYGYTVKDVNGKNQTFAVTHPINGAHGFARGFEIAHQQYYDFVPDWLRGIGTQASWTYVSSERKLDNPVPAAFCAGSDQSNMNLSINGCDTDGRPFGNTPLQGLSRHTVNFAVMYEKNGLSARLAYNWRSRYLVAVNTWGSRGNNGLNTNPDAGPRFLIPTPNNDQAYGLPLWQDDYGQLDGSIFYDFTDRFRVGLAAQNLNNAKTRQLMQQHAGMFTRQLFMSGPRYTLQASYSF